One Vitis riparia cultivar Riparia Gloire de Montpellier isolate 1030 chromosome 4, EGFV_Vit.rip_1.0, whole genome shotgun sequence genomic window carries:
- the LOC117913567 gene encoding protein artemis isoform X2 → MFLFEGDFGNILHTGDCRLIPECLQNLPQKYVTKKGKEPKCQLDYVFLDCTFGRSSLHIPSKHLAIQQVINCIWKHPDAPIVYLCSDMLGQEEILINVSRIFGSKIFVDKANNPECFQALTHMVPEILSHDPSSRFQVFEGFPKLCERAQAKLAEAQANSLPEPLIIRPSAQWYACEEDLPKTERRKKESFNEAVRDQFGIWHVCYSIHSSRQELEWALQLLAPKRVVSTTPSCRAMELNYVKKHCFSSHITSSDPLWKLLDIGVEAYSNLDASVKVVGCSPMMEGSSKTCAESQLQLVKISAATQKEQLDLSTPSERPPLTLFGKARFGFQDSTFQHEQEKTMVMKSDPQQIVTNRAENESSSQDVELECENSLEKKIEVDVTEVPSEKLVEKETEVCKISSQAPIILSRGFNESLRNLYRSMNVSVPQPLPSLVELMNSNKRAKKMRWR, encoded by the exons ATGTTCTTGTTTGAAGGCGATTTCGGTAATATCCTGCATACAGGAGATTGTAGACTCATCCCTGAGTGTTTGCAAAACTTACCACAGAAGTATGTAACCAAGAAAGGAAAGGAGCCAAAGTGTCAGCTTGATTATGTTTTCCTAGACTGCACATTTGGGAGATCTTCTCTGCATATCCCCAGCAAGCATTTGGCTATCCAACAG GTTATCAATTGTATATGGAAGCACCCTGATGCCCCTATCGTGTATCTGTGCAGCGATATGCTAGGTCAGGAAGAGATTCTTATCAATGTGTCCAGAATATTTGGGTCCAAGATATTTGTTGATAAAGCCAACAATCCTGAATGTTTCCAAGCTTTGACGCATATGGTTCCTGAAATTCTCTCTCATGATCCATCTTCCCGCTTCCAAGTATTTGAAGGATTTCCTAAGCTTTGTGAAAGAGCACAAGCAAAGCTTGCAGAGGCTCAAGCTAATTCCCTACCTGAGCCTCTCATTATCCGCCCTTCAGCACAATGGTATGCATGTGAGGAAGACTTACCAAAGACTGAAAGGCGAAAAAAGGAGAGCTTTAATGAAGCTGTAAGAGACCAGTTTGGCATTTGGCATGTCTGTTACTCAATTCATTCATCTAGGCAAGAATTAGAGTGGGCTCTGCAGCTTCTTGCACCCAAACGGGTTGTATCAACTACTCCCAGTTGCCGAGCTATGGAGCTGAATTATGTGAAAAAACATTGCTTTAGCAGTCACATAACTTCCAGTGACCCTCTCTGGAAGCTTCTAGACATTGGTGTGGAAGCTTATTCAAATCTGGATGCATCGGTTAAAGTTGTAGGTTGTTCACCTATGATGGAAGGTTCCAGCAAAACTTGTGCAGAATCTCAACTGCAACTGGTAAAAATATCTGCTGCTACCCAGAAAGAACAGTTAGATTTGTCTACTCCAAGTGAAAGGCCACCTCTCACACTATTTGGAAAAGCTAGATTTGGTTTCCAAGATTCTACTTTTCAGCATGAACAGGAGAAAACAATGGTCATGAAATCTGATCCTCAACAAATAGTAACTAATAGAGCAGAAAATGAATCCTCAAGCCAGGATGTTGAATTGGAATGTGAGAATTCcttggagaaaaaaatagaggtAGATGTTACTGAAGTACCAAGTGAAAAGTTAGTGGAGAAAGAAACTGAAGTTTGCAAGATCTCTTCTCAGGCTCCCATCATATTGTCAAGGGGCTTTAATGAAAGCTTGAGAAATTTGTACAGGTCAATGAATGTGTCTGTGCCTCAGCCTCTTCCCTCACTGGTGGAACTTATGAATTCCAATAAACGTGCCAAGAAGATGCGTTGGCGCTGA